One Pseudomonas rhizophila DNA window includes the following coding sequences:
- a CDS encoding TMEM165/GDT1 family protein, translating to MLDSFLVPTAIVALAEIGDKTQLLALILAARFRKPWPIIAGIVAATLANHAAAGAVGAWVGSIFSDAVLHWILAVSFAATALWTLVPDKLDDDEASTARKFGPFLTTLIAFFLAEIGDKTQIATVMLAAQYPELWLVIIGTTVGMLIANVPVVLAGNFAAEKLPLTLIRRLAASAFLVLAIVAVYKAMQSSGWV from the coding sequence ATGCTGGACTCTTTCCTCGTACCTACCGCTATCGTTGCGCTGGCCGAAATCGGCGACAAGACGCAACTGCTCGCGCTTATTCTCGCGGCTCGCTTTCGCAAACCCTGGCCCATCATTGCCGGCATCGTTGCCGCCACCTTGGCCAACCATGCGGCAGCCGGCGCGGTGGGAGCCTGGGTCGGTAGTATTTTCTCGGACGCGGTCCTGCACTGGATCCTGGCGGTGAGCTTTGCCGCCACGGCGCTGTGGACGTTGGTGCCGGACAAACTGGACGATGACGAAGCCAGTACGGCCCGCAAGTTCGGGCCTTTCCTGACCACGCTGATCGCGTTCTTCCTGGCGGAAATCGGCGACAAGACCCAGATCGCCACAGTGATGCTCGCCGCGCAGTACCCGGAACTGTGGCTGGTGATCATCGGCACCACCGTGGGCATGCTGATTGCCAACGTGCCGGTGGTCCTGGCGGGCAATTTCGCCGCCGAGAAGCTGCCTCTGACACTGATCCGCCGTCTGGCCGCCTCGGCGTTCTTGGTCCTGGCGATCGTGGCGGTGTACAAGGCGATGCAGAGCAGTGGGTGGGTTTGA